From the genome of Gemmobacter aquarius:
AGCAAGACGCTCGACCGTCTGGCGGGAGGGACTGATCACCCGCGCGAAGTATCGCTCGGTGTTTTTGACGGACACAGGCCGTGCGCTCGCGAAGGAATGTCGGCGGCGGCACGAGATCGTGCTACGCTTCTCATCAGTCTGGGCCTTGATCCCGAGACAGCGGAACGCGATGCCGAAGGCATCGAGCACCATGTCAGCGAGCGAACGCTGGCCCTGTTTTCAGCCTTCGCCAACCGGTCCTGAAGGCCTTCAGCTATTCTCGACCGCAAACCGCACATCGGCGATGAGGCTGTCGGCGCTGAAATTCTCCAGCCGTTTGCCATTAAGGAAGAAGGTTGGCGTTTGGCGGATAGCCAAGGCTTCCACGTCGGCCGCATCCTGATTCAGGATACCAGTGATGCCCGGGAAGAACTGGTCCGTCTCGGCCTTTTCAAGATCGAGGCCTGCAGCCCCGGCAATCTCCCAGGCGACATCCATCTCGGGCGAGCCATGGACAGCCCAGCCTGGTTGCTGTTCCAGCAGCGCATCCAGCACCGGCTCGAACTTGTCTTGCATCCGCGCAGCCTCGAGGATGCGCACTGCCTCGTCCGAGCCTTCATGGAAAACGGTGTAGCGCAGCACCACCCGGACCTGCGTCGGGAACTGCCGCCGGATTTCCTGCACCACGGGGTGGTATGCACGGCAGGCCTCGCAGGAGGGATCGAAGAATTCAACCAGTGTGACGGCGGCATCGGCGGGGCCGAAGCTAGGGGAGTAGTCACGGACCAAGAGGGCCTGATCCTCGGTTGGCGTGGCGGCGGCCGCCGCTTCTGCCTCGGCGTCGCGGCGCTGTTTCAGCACGAAGGCGCCACCCGCGAAGGCAGCAACACCAAGTGCGGAGGCTCCAAGGATAAGGGTGCGGCGGTTCATGTGCGGTGTCCTTTCGGCAGGATGAGACAGGCAAGGATCGCCGCAAAGGCGACCGCTGAGAGATAGGGGATCGGCAGGCCAAGGATCATCTGCGCCTCACCGGTGCAGGAGGGGCCATTTTCAGTGCATGGCACGATCGGTGCGGGCAGGATCCCTGCGTACAGGCCCGAATGCCATGCCGCAAGTGCGAGCCCGGCGAAAGCCAACGGCAAGCCATAGGTGCGCGCCATCCCGTCTCCCCGCCAGAGCGACAGGCCAAGGATCGGCACCAAGGGGAACATGGCGATACGCTGATACCAGCAGAGCGTGCAGGGCATCTGACCAAGCACCTCTCCGATGAAGAGCGCACCAAGCGTGGCCGCCAGTGCGATCAGGAAAGCGACGGTCAAGGAAAGGTCGTCACGCGACAGGCTCTGCGGGTCAGCTTTGGTCAAGAACCGGCTCCTTGCGGCGACGAAGGGGAAGCGAGGCGGCAAGGATCAGGACCGTGCCGAGAGTGATCGCAATATCGGCGACGTTGAACGTGGGCCAGTGCCAGTCACGCCAATAGAAATCAAGGAAATCAGTCACGGCACCCTGCCGAAGCCGGTCGATGATGTTGCCAAGCGCCCCGCCCACGACCAGTGCAAAGCCTGCCCTTTCCAAAGCAGGTTGCGCCCGGAATGCCATGACGGCGAAGGCGATGGTCAGTGCGCCCGTCAGCGCAGCCATCAGAAGGGGCTTACCCGCCATGAACCCGCCCATCATGCCAAAGCTCGCGCCGGTATTGAACCCGAGGGAAAGGTTGAGGCCCGGCAGGACCGGGACCGCAGTCCCCTGCGACAGCAGCGACAGCGCTGCGGTCTTGGTCAACTGGTCTGCCACCACTGCGGCAGCAATCAGCGAAGTCAGCATCACCCTGGTCATTCTACGGC
Proteins encoded in this window:
- a CDS encoding disulfide bond formation protein B, whose protein sequence is MTKADPQSLSRDDLSLTVAFLIALAATLGALFIGEVLGQMPCTLCWYQRIAMFPLVPILGLSLWRGDGMARTYGLPLAFAGLALAAWHSGLYAGILPAPIVPCTENGPSCTGEAQMILGLPIPYLSAVAFAAILACLILPKGHRT
- a CDS encoding DsbA family protein, producing MNRRTLILGASALGVAAFAGGAFVLKQRRDAEAEAAAAATPTEDQALLVRDYSPSFGPADAAVTLVEFFDPSCEACRAYHPVVQEIRRQFPTQVRVVLRYTVFHEGSDEAVRILEAARMQDKFEPVLDALLEQQPGWAVHGSPEMDVAWEIAGAAGLDLEKAETDQFFPGITGILNQDAADVEALAIRQTPTFFLNGKRLENFSADSLIADVRFAVENS
- the lspA gene encoding signal peptidase II, whose product is RRMTRVMLTSLIAAAVVADQLTKTAALSLLSQGTAVPVLPGLNLSLGFNTGASFGMMGGFMAGKPLLMAALTGALTIAFAVMAFRAQPALERAGFALVVGGALGNIIDRLRQGAVTDFLDFYWRDWHWPTFNVADIAITLGTVLILAASLPLRRRKEPVLDQS